A window of Agrobacterium tumefaciens contains these coding sequences:
- a CDS encoding N-formylglutamate amidohydrolase: MNDFIPYEIIEGDYDKGMVLLADHAMNLLPAHYGNLGLPQTAFHRHIAFDIGIEGLTRSLATRLGVPAVLGRFSRLLIDPNRGEDDPTLIMKISDGAIIPGNHPISDEEWQRRIEVFHRPYHDAVDRVLTGVAKASEEAPLVLSLHSYTPFWKETPRPWHAAVLWDIDHRAVDPLLAHLRATGDILVGDNEPYDGALKGDTMYRHCMMKGIPHALLEVRQDLIADEQGIAEWSDRLAPIFAAMNDDPVLHEYQQFASRTGPY, encoded by the coding sequence ATGAACGACTTCATACCCTATGAAATCATAGAAGGCGATTATGACAAAGGCATGGTTCTTCTGGCGGACCATGCCATGAACCTCCTGCCGGCACACTACGGCAATCTTGGCCTTCCGCAAACCGCTTTTCATCGCCATATCGCATTTGATATCGGCATCGAGGGGTTGACCCGCTCCCTTGCGACGCGGCTCGGGGTTCCGGCCGTGCTCGGACGGTTCTCTCGACTGCTGATCGATCCGAATCGCGGCGAGGACGACCCAACCCTCATTATGAAAATTTCCGATGGCGCGATCATTCCCGGTAACCATCCGATTTCCGACGAGGAGTGGCAGAGACGGATCGAGGTTTTTCATCGCCCCTATCACGATGCCGTGGATCGTGTGTTGACCGGTGTGGCGAAAGCGTCTGAAGAAGCGCCGCTTGTGCTGTCGCTGCACTCCTACACACCGTTCTGGAAAGAAACGCCGCGGCCGTGGCATGCAGCCGTTCTGTGGGATATCGATCACCGTGCGGTCGATCCGCTTCTGGCACATCTGCGCGCGACTGGCGACATCCTCGTGGGCGACAATGAACCCTATGACGGCGCGCTCAAGGGCGACACCATGTACCGCCATTGCATGATGAAGGGCATACCGCATGCGCTTCTTGAGGTGCGTCAGGACTTGATCGCGGACGAGCAGGGGATTGCCGAGTGGTCTGACCGGCTCGCTCCCATTTTCGCCGCAATGAACGACGATCCCGTCTTGCACGAGTATCAGCAGTTTGCCTCTCGAACCGGCCCCTATTGA
- a CDS encoding DUF1244 domain-containing protein — protein sequence MTTENENGQIEFEAAAFRRLVKHLRERHDVQNIDLMNLAGFCRNCLSNWYREAAEEAGVPLSKDQSREIVYGMPYEDWKEKYQGEASGDQKVAFEQNRPKE from the coding sequence ATGACGACCGAAAACGAAAACGGGCAGATTGAGTTCGAGGCGGCCGCCTTCCGACGCCTCGTCAAGCATCTCCGTGAACGCCACGACGTGCAGAACATCGACCTGATGAACCTCGCAGGCTTCTGCCGCAACTGTCTTTCCAACTGGTACCGTGAAGCCGCCGAGGAGGCTGGCGTTCCGCTCAGCAAGGATCAATCCCGCGAAATCGTCTACGGCATGCCTTACGAGGATTGGAAAGAAAAATACCAGGGCGAAGCGAGCGGCGACCAGAAAGTCGCTTTCGAGCAGAACCGGCCCAAGGAATAA
- a CDS encoding DUF2312 domain-containing protein, whose translation MDETSTTETVAAAELRQFIERVERLEEEKAAIQGDIKDVMGEAKGRGYDIKAIRTIIRLRKKDANERIEEETILQTYMAALGME comes from the coding sequence ATGGACGAAACCAGCACCACCGAAACAGTCGCCGCCGCAGAACTGCGTCAGTTCATCGAGCGTGTCGAGCGCCTCGAAGAAGAGAAAGCCGCCATTCAGGGTGATATCAAGGATGTGATGGGTGAAGCGAAGGGTCGTGGATACGATATTAAGGCAATCCGCACCATCATCCGCCTGCGCAAGAAGGACGCCAACGAGCGGATTGAGGAAGAAACGATTCTTCAGACCTATATGGCCGCGCTTGGCATGGAATGA
- a CDS encoding tetratricopeptide repeat protein, which yields MCPNRFCTAVILAQGFLLSSLAFAATAAVAHAADGKPATTAESAPSPAKTIDTLFASLKKERNAVKARSIANQIAAEWNDSGSATINLLMQWAGEAADEKRNAAAYDFLDQVVLLDPDYVQAPYRRAMVHFADGDTRKAMADINLTLEKEPRYFPALASLANILEASGRDELALKAWERYLALYPADKEARKEAVDLSEKLAGTRG from the coding sequence ATGTGCCCAAATCGTTTTTGCACCGCTGTTATTCTTGCTCAGGGCTTTCTGCTCTCAAGCCTTGCCTTTGCGGCAACGGCTGCTGTTGCCCATGCGGCAGACGGAAAACCAGCCACTACTGCCGAATCGGCGCCATCTCCGGCAAAGACCATCGACACGCTTTTCGCGTCGCTGAAAAAAGAACGAAATGCGGTCAAGGCGCGCAGCATCGCCAACCAGATCGCCGCCGAATGGAATGATTCTGGCAGCGCGACGATCAATCTCCTGATGCAATGGGCAGGTGAAGCTGCCGACGAAAAGCGCAACGCCGCCGCTTACGATTTTCTCGACCAGGTTGTTTTGCTTGATCCCGACTATGTGCAGGCGCCCTATCGCCGCGCCATGGTTCACTTCGCCGATGGCGACACCCGCAAGGCGATGGCGGACATCAACCTGACGCTGGAAAAAGAGCCTCGCTATTTCCCTGCGCTCGCAAGCCTCGCCAATATTCTCGAAGCGTCAGGGCGAGACGAACTGGCGCTGAAAGCATGGGAACGGTATCTGGCGCTTTATCCCGCGGACAAGGAGGCCCGCAAGGAAGCTGTCGATCTCTCCGAAAAACTGGCGGGCACCCGCGGGTGA
- the ykgO gene encoding type B 50S ribosomal protein L36 yields the protein MKIKNSLKALKARHRDNRLVRRKGRVYIINKQNPRFKARQG from the coding sequence ATGAAGATCAAGAATTCGCTTAAAGCGCTTAAGGCCCGTCATCGCGATAACCGCCTGGTTCGCCGCAAGGGCCGCGTCTACATCATCAACAAGCAGAACCCGCGCTTCAAGGCTCGTCAGGGCTGA
- a CDS encoding 5-(carboxyamino)imidazole ribonucleotide synthase, translating into MAKTTNLTIGIIGGGQLGRMLAMAAARLNHRTIVLEPQADCPAAQVCNDQIVAAYDDATALAELASRCDVVTYEFENVPVTAAEKLSLSVPVYPPAKALSASQDRLTEKRFLNNCGIPTAEFRAVDSQEELEAALAAFGGKGVLKTRRMGYDGKGQRLFRGGEDAAGAFAALGGVPLILESFVAFEREISLIAARFQDGTVTCYDPAENVHLNGILHTSTVPAALSDAAKALAVQSAEKLLAALDYVGVIGIELFVLPDGSLVANEMAPRVHNTGHWTEAACVISQFEQHIRAVSGLHPGSTERHSDCIMTNLIGDDINDVPTWLSKKDCLVHLYGKTEARPGRKMGHVTQLLHTGKA; encoded by the coding sequence ATGGCAAAGACCACCAATCTCACCATCGGCATCATCGGCGGCGGGCAACTTGGCCGCATGCTGGCGATGGCCGCCGCGCGTCTCAACCACCGGACCATCGTGCTGGAGCCGCAGGCGGATTGTCCGGCAGCGCAAGTCTGCAACGATCAGATCGTTGCGGCATATGATGACGCGACAGCGCTTGCGGAACTCGCAAGCCGTTGCGATGTCGTCACTTACGAATTCGAAAATGTCCCGGTTACAGCGGCTGAGAAACTCAGCCTCTCCGTGCCGGTCTACCCGCCTGCAAAAGCGCTCAGCGCCTCGCAGGATCGGTTGACAGAGAAGCGCTTCCTCAACAACTGCGGCATTCCCACCGCCGAATTCCGCGCCGTGGATAGCCAGGAAGAACTGGAAGCAGCCTTGGCCGCCTTCGGTGGAAAGGGCGTGCTGAAGACTCGCCGCATGGGTTACGACGGCAAGGGGCAGCGTCTTTTTCGGGGCGGCGAAGACGCCGCAGGCGCCTTTGCGGCGCTCGGCGGCGTGCCGCTGATCCTGGAAAGCTTCGTAGCCTTCGAGCGGGAAATCTCTTTGATCGCCGCCCGTTTCCAGGACGGCACCGTCACCTGTTACGATCCGGCCGAGAACGTCCATCTGAACGGCATCCTGCACACGTCGACCGTTCCGGCGGCACTGTCAGACGCCGCGAAGGCTCTCGCCGTTCAATCGGCGGAAAAGCTTCTTGCCGCGCTCGATTATGTGGGTGTCATCGGCATTGAGTTGTTTGTGCTGCCTGACGGTTCGCTGGTTGCCAATGAAATGGCGCCGCGCGTCCATAATACCGGCCACTGGACGGAGGCGGCCTGTGTGATCTCCCAGTTCGAGCAGCACATTCGTGCCGTGTCGGGCCTTCACCCCGGCAGCACGGAACGCCATTCCGACTGCATCATGACCAACCTGATCGGCGACGACATCAACGACGTGCCGACATGGCTGTCGAAGAAAGACTGTCTCGTGCATCTCTACGGCAAGACAGAAGCACGGCCAGGCCGCAAGATGGGCCATGTGACGCAGCTTCTGCACACAGGAAAAGCCTAG
- the purE gene encoding 5-(carboxyamino)imidazole ribonucleotide mutase: protein MGSQSDWETMKNAADTLDALDIEYEARIISAHRTPDRLYDFANGAKDEGFKVIIAGAGGAAHLPGMTAAMTLLPVFGVPVQSKTMSGQDSLYSIVQMPAGIPVGTLAIGKAGAINAALLAAAVLALSDEDLADRLDAWRARQSAAVAEYPMDSAQ from the coding sequence ATGGGCAGCCAGTCCGACTGGGAGACCATGAAGAACGCCGCCGACACGCTGGATGCGCTCGACATAGAATACGAAGCCCGTATCATTTCCGCCCACCGCACGCCCGACCGGCTTTATGACTTCGCCAATGGCGCGAAGGACGAAGGCTTCAAGGTCATCATCGCGGGTGCGGGCGGCGCCGCCCATCTGCCGGGCATGACCGCAGCCATGACCCTGCTGCCTGTCTTTGGTGTTCCGGTCCAGTCCAAGACCATGTCCGGTCAGGACAGCCTCTATTCCATCGTACAGATGCCTGCCGGCATCCCCGTAGGCACACTTGCCATCGGCAAGGCTGGCGCGATCAATGCCGCACTTCTTGCCGCAGCAGTGCTTGCGCTCAGCGATGAAGATCTGGCCGACCGGCTGGATGCCTGGCGCGCGCGCCAATCGGCCGCCGTCGCGGAATATCCCATGGACAGCGCCCAGTGA
- a CDS encoding YdcH family protein, whose amino-acid sequence MPDQDQADIRLTLARLRQEHEDYDAAINAMIQTSCDALRIQRMKKKKLAVKDKMTQLEDQVIPDIIA is encoded by the coding sequence ATGCCCGATCAGGACCAGGCGGACATCAGGCTCACGCTGGCGCGGCTGCGCCAGGAGCATGAGGATTACGACGCGGCGATCAACGCGATGATCCAGACCAGCTGCGATGCGCTGAGAATCCAGCGCATGAAGAAGAAAAAGCTGGCGGTCAAGGACAAGATGACCCAGCTTGAAGACCAGGTCATTCCCGATATCATCGCCTGA
- a CDS encoding YdcH family protein, producing MTIQAHIASLEKKHGALEEELESILASPSSDDKEIADLKRRKLRLKDELQRLKASTRH from the coding sequence ATGACCATTCAGGCTCATATTGCATCGCTCGAAAAGAAACACGGTGCTCTGGAGGAGGAGCTCGAAAGTATTCTTGCTTCCCCGTCGTCTGACGATAAAGAGATCGCGGACCTTAAACGTCGAAAACTGCGCCTGAAGGATGAACTCCAGAGGCTCAAGGCCTCAACAAGGCATTAA
- a CDS encoding sulfite exporter TauE/SafE family protein has product MLTDFHFYLVAIPAVVLVGLSKGGLGGALALMGVPLMALAVSPVQAAAIFLPILIVMDLVALWAWRHHNHRETLLIMLPGAIAGIALGWATSSLVSADAMRLVVASVTILFVLRYFYESFKSRNGQEIPAKPQRPAAATLWSSLSGYASFVAHAGGPPFQIYVLPLKLDPKTYTGMSVRFFAIMNAIKLIPYFALGALDATNLKTSASLLPVAMLATLAGARVVKYLKPSVFYPLMYSMALIAALKLLWDGLPF; this is encoded by the coding sequence ATGCTGACCGATTTTCATTTTTATCTCGTCGCCATTCCCGCAGTCGTCCTCGTCGGCCTTTCCAAAGGAGGTCTTGGCGGCGCATTGGCGCTCATGGGCGTGCCTTTGATGGCGCTTGCCGTTTCACCCGTGCAGGCAGCGGCAATCTTCCTGCCGATCCTGATCGTCATGGATCTCGTGGCGCTGTGGGCCTGGCGGCATCATAACCACCGGGAAACGCTGCTCATCATGCTCCCCGGCGCCATCGCCGGCATCGCGCTCGGCTGGGCGACGTCGAGCCTCGTATCCGCCGACGCCATGCGCCTCGTCGTCGCCTCGGTCACGATCCTGTTCGTGCTGCGGTATTTCTATGAGAGCTTCAAAAGCCGCAATGGCCAGGAAATCCCAGCCAAGCCGCAAAGACCTGCGGCTGCCACACTCTGGTCCTCTCTCTCCGGCTATGCCAGTTTCGTGGCCCATGCGGGGGGACCGCCCTTTCAGATTTACGTGCTGCCGCTGAAGCTCGACCCGAAGACCTATACCGGCATGAGCGTGCGCTTCTTCGCCATCATGAACGCAATCAAGCTCATTCCCTATTTTGCGCTCGGCGCGCTTGATGCCACCAACCTCAAGACATCGGCGAGCCTGCTGCCGGTTGCGATGCTGGCGACGCTAGCCGGCGCACGGGTCGTCAAATATCTGAAACCGTCGGTCTTTTACCCGCTGATGTATTCCATGGCGCTGATTGCGGCGCTGAAGCTGTTATGGGACGGGCTTCCATTCTGA
- a CDS encoding thiamine phosphate synthase codes for MTPVEDRCRLVLIVPQMDDAQKQATAVEEALRGGDVASVIIPQYGLDDAAFQKRAELIVPVVQKAGAAALIAGDSRVAGRVKADGLHVVGNGEALAEAVEKFTPKLIVGGGNADDRHKALEQGEANPDYVFFGKLEGDIKPEAHPKNLALGEWWASMIEIPAIVMGGTDLSSAVAVAETGVEFVAMRSAVFDNAGGAAQAVSEINALLDEKAPRFDG; via the coding sequence ATGACCCCAGTTGAAGATCGTTGCCGCCTTGTCCTCATCGTTCCGCAAATGGACGATGCGCAAAAGCAGGCGACCGCGGTGGAGGAGGCGTTGCGGGGCGGCGACGTCGCATCCGTTATCATTCCGCAATATGGTCTGGATGACGCTGCTTTCCAGAAACGTGCCGAACTGATCGTGCCCGTCGTGCAGAAGGCCGGTGCAGCAGCGCTTATCGCCGGCGATAGCCGTGTTGCAGGCCGGGTGAAGGCGGACGGGCTGCATGTTGTTGGCAATGGCGAGGCGCTTGCGGAGGCCGTGGAAAAATTCACGCCGAAGCTGATCGTCGGCGGCGGCAATGCGGATGATCGTCACAAAGCTCTTGAGCAGGGCGAAGCCAACCCTGACTACGTGTTTTTCGGAAAGCTGGAGGGCGATATCAAGCCTGAGGCACACCCGAAAAATCTGGCGCTTGGCGAGTGGTGGGCGTCGATGATCGAAATTCCTGCCATTGTCATGGGCGGGACCGATCTGTCCTCGGCTGTTGCCGTGGCAGAAACCGGCGTGGAGTTTGTGGCGATGCGCAGCGCCGTTTTTGACAATGCCGGCGGTGCGGCCCAGGCGGTTTCCGAAATCAACGCCCTGCTTGACGAAAAAGCGCCACGGTTTGACGGTTGA
- a CDS encoding tetratricopeptide repeat protein, whose amino-acid sequence MIMRSLPRCLSVSLLALAFGGPAGGVFAQSGPQSESNALSRQLENEAQPTRQGRVQSEEQKDLQPSAGVNVYQRMGAELPALPPEKEFKGRVDEAYGHFQRGEYVQALDKALTRAQSGDAAAQTLVAEMMSRGLGIARDEKTAAFWYQQAAEGGDPVAMFKFALILMEGKFVTRDKAKADDYMRRAAEAGNASAQFNWGQILVSENPGAKGLLMALPFYEKSAEQGIADAQYAVSQIYWSVKDVPADKKAKARDWLMRAAKAGYDTAQVDLGIWLVNGFGGERNLDEGFRWLYGAAQRGNIVAQNKVAHLYVQALGTRPDPIEAAKWYVLSRRAGLKDPKLEDFYLGITDEQQKKAIEAANRFRPS is encoded by the coding sequence ATGATCATGCGCTCGCTTCCACGCTGCCTTTCCGTTTCGCTGCTGGCGCTCGCTTTCGGCGGGCCGGCGGGTGGCGTGTTTGCCCAGTCCGGGCCGCAGAGCGAAAGCAACGCGCTTTCCCGCCAGCTGGAAAATGAGGCGCAGCCGACCCGGCAGGGCCGGGTGCAATCCGAAGAACAGAAGGACCTGCAGCCCTCCGCGGGTGTGAATGTCTATCAGCGGATGGGCGCTGAGTTACCGGCACTGCCGCCGGAGAAGGAATTCAAGGGCCGGGTGGATGAGGCCTATGGCCATTTTCAGCGTGGCGAATATGTTCAGGCGCTCGACAAGGCGCTGACCCGCGCGCAGAGCGGCGACGCAGCGGCCCAGACACTGGTTGCCGAAATGATGTCGCGCGGCCTTGGCATCGCACGCGACGAGAAAACCGCTGCCTTCTGGTACCAGCAGGCGGCAGAGGGCGGCGACCCCGTCGCCATGTTCAAATTTGCGCTGATCCTGATGGAGGGCAAGTTCGTCACGCGCGACAAGGCAAAGGCTGACGATTACATGCGGCGGGCGGCGGAAGCCGGCAACGCCTCTGCGCAGTTCAATTGGGGCCAGATTCTGGTTTCGGAAAATCCGGGCGCCAAGGGTCTGCTGATGGCCTTGCCTTTTTATGAAAAATCCGCCGAGCAGGGGATCGCAGACGCTCAATATGCGGTATCGCAGATCTACTGGTCGGTCAAAGATGTGCCTGCGGATAAGAAAGCCAAGGCACGCGACTGGCTGATGCGCGCGGCAAAGGCTGGATATGACACTGCCCAGGTCGATCTCGGAATCTGGCTGGTCAATGGTTTCGGCGGTGAACGCAATCTGGATGAGGGCTTCCGCTGGCTTTATGGCGCGGCGCAGCGCGGCAATATCGTGGCGCAAAATAAGGTCGCGCATCTTTACGTACAGGCGCTTGGCACTCGGCCGGACCCTATCGAGGCCGCCAAATGGTACGTGCTTTCCCGCCGTGCGGGCCTGAAGGATCCGAAGCTGGAAGACTTCTATCTCGGCATCACCGACGAGCAGCAGAAAAAGGCGATTGAGGCGGCAAATCGTTTCCGCCCGAGCTGA
- a CDS encoding inositol monophosphatase family protein translates to MARSALLNVMVQAAIKAGKSLSRDFGEVQNLQVSVKGPSDFVSQADLKAEKIVREELMKARPTYDFLGEEGGEEKGTDGAHRWIVDPLDGTTNFLHGIPHFAVSIALERNGEVVAGVIFNPATDELYTAERGGGAFLNDRRIRVAARKALTDCVIGCGVPHLGRGNHGKFLVELRHVMGEAAGIRRMGAASLDLAYVAAGRLDGYWEADLSPWDMAAGLVLIREAGGFASDIKGGSDIFGSGTVAAGNEYIHKALVEVANRPIPGR, encoded by the coding sequence ATGGCCCGTTCAGCCCTTCTCAATGTCATGGTTCAGGCCGCCATCAAGGCGGGTAAGTCTTTGTCGCGTGACTTCGGTGAAGTGCAGAACCTTCAGGTTTCGGTCAAGGGACCGAGCGATTTCGTCTCCCAGGCAGACCTGAAAGCTGAAAAGATCGTGCGCGAAGAGCTGATGAAGGCTCGCCCGACCTATGACTTCCTGGGTGAGGAAGGCGGCGAGGAAAAGGGCACAGACGGCGCGCATCGCTGGATCGTTGATCCGCTTGATGGCACCACTAATTTCCTGCACGGCATTCCGCATTTCGCGGTTTCCATCGCGCTGGAGCGTAACGGCGAGGTCGTCGCTGGCGTGATCTTCAACCCGGCGACCGATGAACTATACACTGCCGAGCGTGGCGGTGGCGCATTCCTTAATGATCGCCGCATCCGCGTTGCCGCGCGCAAGGCCCTGACGGATTGCGTCATTGGCTGTGGCGTGCCGCATCTCGGTCGCGGCAACCACGGCAAGTTCCTGGTGGAACTTCGCCATGTCATGGGTGAGGCTGCCGGCATCCGCCGTATGGGTGCTGCGTCGCTCGATCTCGCCTATGTCGCAGCAGGCCGCCTCGACGGTTACTGGGAGGCCGACCTCTCGCCATGGGACATGGCTGCCGGTCTGGTGCTGATTCGCGAAGCTGGCGGCTTTGCCTCCGACATCAAGGGCGGCTCTGATATCTTCGGAAGCGGCACTGTGGCTGCCGGTAATGAATATATCCACAAGGCGCTCGTTGAAGTCGCAAACCGGCCCATTCCCGGCCGTTGA
- a CDS encoding flagellar motor protein MotA, whose product MADSERLDLGVEKPVTTREYSHKLSSPTPFLWTMVLFLVLVGFLAAILYRQAHTAFMTNPGLNGFILGVLVIGIILVFTQTMSLRSEVSWFNAFRAAGSVDKVGRAPKLLAPMSTLIGKRGETRLSTVTQRTILDSIATRLDESRDTSRYLVGLLVFLGLLGTFWGLIGTIGAISNVIQSLDPSAGDSNDILGSLKAGLTAPLSGMGTAFSSSLLGLSGSLVLGFLDLQAGRAQNRFYTQLENWLSSVTDTSAEGPREFKGEPGAVVSTERSLAAMTSLAEGIQGLVKNMRSEQQMLRDWIEAQQEESKSLRRTLDRLSARIDGESKSPGRTRHDNGSE is encoded by the coding sequence ATGGCGGATTCGGAGCGGCTCGATCTTGGTGTCGAGAAACCGGTGACCACACGGGAATATAGCCACAAGCTGTCCAGTCCCACGCCGTTTCTCTGGACGATGGTTCTGTTCCTGGTCCTTGTAGGCTTTCTGGCGGCCATTCTTTACAGGCAGGCACACACGGCCTTCATGACCAATCCCGGTCTTAACGGCTTCATTCTTGGCGTGCTTGTCATCGGCATCATCTTGGTTTTTACCCAGACGATGAGCCTGCGCTCCGAAGTCAGCTGGTTTAATGCCTTCCGCGCCGCCGGTAGTGTCGACAAGGTGGGCCGCGCGCCGAAACTGCTGGCGCCAATGAGCACGCTGATCGGCAAGCGCGGAGAAACCCGGCTGTCCACAGTCACGCAGCGGACGATCCTTGATTCCATTGCGACGCGACTCGATGAATCACGCGACACGTCGCGCTACCTTGTCGGCCTGCTGGTATTTCTGGGTCTGCTCGGCACCTTCTGGGGGCTGATCGGGACAATCGGCGCCATCAGCAACGTCATTCAGTCACTCGACCCGAGCGCGGGTGACAGCAATGATATTCTCGGCTCCCTCAAGGCTGGTCTCACCGCGCCCCTGTCCGGCATGGGAACCGCATTTTCCTCATCGCTGCTAGGCCTTTCCGGCTCGCTCGTTCTCGGTTTCCTTGATCTTCAGGCGGGCCGGGCTCAGAACCGATTCTACACGCAGCTCGAAAATTGGCTCTCGTCAGTAACAGATACCTCCGCTGAAGGCCCGAGGGAGTTCAAGGGTGAACCCGGCGCGGTTGTCAGCACCGAGCGTTCGCTGGCGGCCATGACCAGCCTTGCGGAAGGCATCCAGGGTCTTGTGAAGAACATGCGTAGCGAACAGCAGATGTTGCGCGACTGGATCGAGGCACAGCAAGAGGAATCGAAATCGCTCCGCCGCACGCTCGACAGGCTGTCGGCGCGGATCGATGGCGAGTCAAAATCCCCCGGACGCACCCGGCACGATAACGGGAGCGAGTAG
- a CDS encoding FAD-binding dehydrogenase produces the protein MERYDVIVVGAGLSGLVAATEAAERGFSVCVLDQEGEQNLGGQAFWSLGGLFFVDSPEQRQMRVRDSLDLARQDWFGSAGFDRPEDHWPRRWAEAYLDFAAGEKRAWLHRMGMRWFPIVGWAERGGSLADGHGNSVPRFHVTWGTGPGVLAPFVKKARTMAASGRLSIRFRHQVDRLELTDGRITGVSGVVLVADPVLRGQKSSRNTEGDFRLSAAAVIVSSGGIGGNQELVRRNWPVERLCSPPEEMVCGVPAHVDGRMIGITELAGGAVINRDRMWHYTEGVKNHHPIWPNHGIRILPGPSSFWCDADGNRLDAPAMPGFDTLGTLKMLGQRGSSHSWFILTKAIIKKEFALSGSEQNPDLTGKDVRLLLKRLGKEPPGPVRAFMERGEDFVVRDTLEELVAGMNAIGGNRLDTDHIRRQIEARDRQIENGFGKDAQVTAIHGARRYLGDRLMRTAKPHRLLDPAMGPLIAVRLHVLTRKTLGGLHTDLEARVLDVVGQPVPGLYAAGEAAGFGGGGMHGYNALEGTFLGGCLFSGRVAGRSVMC, from the coding sequence ATGGAACGTTACGATGTGATCGTTGTTGGGGCGGGGCTATCCGGGCTGGTGGCGGCAACCGAGGCTGCTGAGCGCGGTTTCAGCGTTTGCGTGCTGGATCAGGAGGGCGAGCAGAACCTTGGGGGGCAGGCCTTTTGGTCGCTCGGGGGTCTGTTCTTCGTTGATAGTCCGGAGCAGCGGCAGATGCGCGTTCGCGACAGCCTCGATCTTGCGCGGCAGGACTGGTTTGGGTCGGCCGGTTTTGATCGCCCTGAGGATCATTGGCCGCGCCGTTGGGCGGAGGCCTATCTTGATTTCGCCGCCGGTGAAAAACGCGCGTGGCTGCATCGCATGGGCATGCGCTGGTTTCCCATTGTGGGTTGGGCCGAGCGCGGCGGTTCTCTGGCGGATGGTCACGGCAATTCCGTGCCGCGTTTTCATGTCACGTGGGGCACCGGTCCCGGTGTCCTGGCACCCTTCGTGAAGAAAGCGAGGACAATGGCGGCGAGCGGTCGATTGAGTATTCGCTTTCGCCATCAGGTTGATCGTCTGGAATTGACGGATGGCCGCATAACGGGCGTTTCCGGGGTCGTGCTTGTCGCTGATCCGGTTCTTCGTGGCCAAAAAAGCAGCCGCAATACTGAGGGAGATTTCCGCCTTTCTGCCGCTGCAGTCATCGTCAGTTCTGGTGGCATCGGCGGCAATCAGGAACTGGTACGACGCAATTGGCCGGTCGAGCGGCTTTGCAGTCCACCCGAAGAGATGGTGTGCGGTGTGCCTGCACATGTGGATGGCCGCATGATCGGTATCACCGAGCTCGCGGGCGGCGCCGTCATCAATCGGGATCGCATGTGGCACTATACCGAGGGCGTGAAAAATCATCATCCGATCTGGCCGAACCACGGCATCCGAATTCTCCCCGGGCCATCGTCCTTCTGGTGCGATGCGGATGGCAACCGGCTTGATGCTCCCGCCATGCCGGGCTTCGATACGCTTGGCACGCTGAAGATGCTGGGACAGCGTGGCAGCAGCCACAGCTGGTTCATTTTGACCAAGGCGATCATCAAGAAGGAATTCGCGCTCTCAGGCTCCGAGCAAAATCCTGATCTGACGGGCAAGGATGTGCGGCTGCTGCTGAAGCGGTTGGGCAAGGAACCGCCGGGTCCGGTGCGGGCGTTCATGGAGCGGGGCGAAGACTTTGTCGTTCGCGACACGCTGGAAGAGCTGGTGGCGGGAATGAATGCCATCGGCGGCAATAGGCTCGACACTGATCACATCCGCCGACAGATTGAAGCCCGTGACCGGCAGATCGAAAACGGCTTCGGCAAGGACGCGCAGGTGACGGCGATCCATGGTGCCCGACGTTACCTCGGTGACCGCCTGATGCGAACGGCCAAGCCGCACCGGCTGCTCGACCCGGCCATGGGCCCGCTGATCGCCGTGCGACTGCATGTGCTGACGCGCAAGACGCTTGGTGGGCTGCACACCGACCTCGAAGCGCGGGTGCTGGATGTTGTGGGCCAGCCGGTGCCGGGTCTCTATGCCGCCGGCGAAGCGGCAGGTTTCGGCGGCGGCGGCATGCATGGCTACAATGCGCTGGAAGGCACATTCCTTGGCGGCTGCCTGTTTTCGGGCCGCGTTGCGGGGCGCAGCGTCATGTGTTGA